TCATACCGGCAAAATATTTTTGGCAAGGTGAGTTTGGTCGCGCCAATTTCATCGAACGCTTTTTTCCGTTTTTCACATCCATGTTTTTGCATGGCGGTTGGATGCACGCCATCGGTAATATGTGGTATCTGTGGATTTTCGGCGATAATGTGGAAGATCGCATGGGTCGCGGGCGTTTTTTGCTGTTTTATCTGTTGTGCGGACTTGGTGCCGGGCTTTCGCATGCGTACCTCAATGCCGACTCGCGCATACCAACGATCGGCGCCAGCGGTGCCATAGCCGGCGTGATGGGTGCTTACATCGTATTATTTCCGCATTCGCGCGTACTTACACTGGTGCCGATTTTCATTTTTATTCAGTTTTTTGAAATTCCGGCCATTTTTTTTCTCGGCTTTTGGGTTGTTTTACAATTTTTACAAGGAACGGCTTCGCTCATGTCCGATGCTTCGAGCGGTGTTGCCTGGTGGGCGCATCTGGGTGGGTTTGTATTCGGCGCGATTCTGGTTTTTGTTTTCCGTCAACGGGAACCGCGAAGATGGTACGATGAGGAATACGAATAGTTCACATTTTTTTTCTATTCTTCTATTCTATTGTCTTCTCGCGGAGACGCTAAGTCGAAAAATTCTTATGATTAGCTGTGGCTTATCGAGAATATATTCCGTATCCGTAGCTCTGATCCGATAAAAATAAAGAAGAATATTTCTCCAAATAATTTGTAATTTCATCACAGCCTCCGGTACTAAGGAATGACCCACGGTATATGGGATAATCCCGTAGCCGTGCAAACAAACGATTCCTTGGTAGAGGAGGTGATGAAACTTGATAAAAAAGAATAACATGAAACAAACCTGCCCGATAAGCCTCATGCTGATGGTGATCGTGATGCTGTTACCCGGCTGCGACCCTAAGGAACATGAGACGTATAAACCGCTCGAGTGCACAGATGGTAATCTGTCGCTATCCGCGCAGGTGTGGCCATCGGGCTATGGCGATCCCTTTAACACCAAACGCGCTACCCGTCAGCGTGTGCATGCATGCGTCA
The genomic region above belongs to bacterium and contains:
- a CDS encoding rhomboid family intramembrane serine protease, which produces MFPIRDTIPSSRFPLVTTVLIVINSLIFLYEVSLGEQLNRLINALGIIPAKYFWQGEFGRANFIERFFPFFTSMFLHGGWMHAIGNMWYLWIFGDNVEDRMGRGRFLLFYLLCGLGAGLSHAYLNADSRIPTIGASGAIAGVMGAYIVLFPHSRVLTLVPIFIFIQFFEIPAIFFLGFWVVLQFLQGTASLMSDASSGVAWWAHLGGFVFGAILVFVFRQREPRRWYDEEYE